In the Brassica napus cultivar Da-Ae chromosome A7, Da-Ae, whole genome shotgun sequence genome, one interval contains:
- the LOC106356185 gene encoding pollen receptor-like kinase 2 codes for MESTSLILVSIVSLFFLASDGLSETESLLKFKKSLVIGGASGLDSWDRKNPPCKWFGILCDQGYVWGLRLENIELSGSLDIEALTGLKSLRSLSFMNNKLRGPFPNFKKLGALKSIYLSNNQFDVTIPKDAFVGMGWLKKIHLEHNKFNGEIPVSVAKIPKLLELRLDGNQFTGQIPEFTHKLNILNFSNNALSGPIPNILRTMDPKLFEGNKKLCGKPLLTECYSPYNLSEEPKPSSKKKTSKFLYIVAAVVAVILALLIITGLIIVLCRRRSYKQPLMSTDSGTSSLQKRAGIQKDDKGKYCCHSKNRVAKRMIHTTKLSFLRDDKGNFDLPDLLKSSAEIMGSGCFGASYKTLLSNGSMMVVKRFKHMDSAGSEEFQDNMKRLGRLNHENLLPIVAYYYKKEEKLFVSDFIDNGSLADTLHGHRSLEQPNFDWPTRLNIVKGVGRGLLYLHKNLPSLMAPHGHLKSSNVLLSENFEPLLTDYGLIPMINAESAQELMVAYKSPEYLKQSRVTKKTDVWGFGVLILEILTGKLPESFPQSDKESEEDITSWVKSIFKGEWTQELFDQEMGKTNNCEGDILKLLRIGLSCSEVDVEKRLDIKEVVEKLEDLMKEREGDDDFYSTYASEADGRSSRGVSSEGINLS; via the exons ATGGAATCCACATCTCTCATCCTTGTTTCCATTGTATCACTCTTCTTCTTGGCTTCTGATGGTTTATCAGAAACAGAATCTCTCTTAAAATTCAAGAAATCTCTTGTTATTGGGGGAGCAAGTGGTTTGGATAGTTGGGATAGAAAGAATCCACCATGCAAGTGGTTTGGTATCTTGTGTGATCAAGGCTATGTTTGGGGGCTACGTCTAGAGAATATTGAGCTTTCTGGCTCTCTAGACATTGAGGCGTTGACAGGTTTGAAGTCTCTAAGGTCTCTAAGCTTCATGAATAACAAACTTAGAGGGCCATTTCCGAATTTCAAGAAACTTGGTGCCCTGAAATCAATTTACTTGTCAAACAATCAATTCGATGTAACGATACCAAAGGATGCTTTTGTTGGGATGGGGTGGCTGAAGAAAATCCATCTGGAACACAATAAGTTCAACGGTGAAATTCCAGTCTCTGTGGCCAAAATTCCCAAGCTTTTGGAACTGAGACTTGATGGGAACCAGTTCACCGGACAAATACCAGAATTCACACATAAATTAAACATCTTAAATTTTTCAAACAATGCATTATCAGGTCCAATCCCAAATATTCTCAGAACAATGGATCCAAAACTATTTGAAG gcaataaaaaattatgtggtAAACCTTTGTTAACAGAGTGTTACTCTCCTTACAACCTTTCTGAAGAGCCTAAACCAAGTTccaagaaaaaaacatcaaagtTTTTGTACATTGTAGCCGCGGTAGTAGCAGTGATACTAGCATTACTCATTATTACTGGACTAATCATCGTGCTTTGTCGGAGGCGAAGTTACAAGCAGCCACTAATGTCAACAGATTCTGGAACATCAAGTTTACAGAAGAGAGCAGGAATCCAAAAAGATGATAAGGGAAAATATTGCTGCCATTCAAAAAATCGTGTTGCAAAGAGGATGATTCATACCACAAAATTGTCATTCTTGAGAGATGACAAGGGAAATTTTGACTTGCCAGATTTGTTAAAATCATCTGCAGAGATTATGGGAAGCGGGTGTTTCGGAGCATCATATAAGACATTGCTTTCGAATGGATCGATGATGGTAGTGAAGAGGTTTAAACATATGGATAGTGCaggaagtgaagagttccaagACAATATGAAGAGATTGGGGAGGCTAAACCATGAGAATTTGCTCCCAATTGTAGCTTATTACTATAAGAAGGAGGAAAAACTTTTTGTTTCTGATTTTATTGACAACGGAAGCTTGGCTGATACTCTCCATG gtCATAGATCGTTGGAACAGCCAAACTTTGATTGGCCAACAAGATTGAATATAGTGAAAGGTGTCGGAAGGGGACTTCTGTACCTACATAAAAACCTTCCTAGCCTAATGGCACCTCATGGCCATCTTAAGTCATCCAATGTTCTTCTTAGTGAGAATTTTGAGCCACTTCTTACAGATTATGGCTTGATCCCAATGATCAATGCAGAAAGTGCACAAGAGCTAATGGTAGCTTACAAATCTCCAGAGTACTTGAAGCAAAGCCGTGTGACCAAGAAAACTGATGTATGGGGATTCGGTGTACTCATCTTGGAGATTTTAACAGGAAAGCTCCCTGAAAGTTTCCCACAATCCGATAAAGAAAGTGAAGAGGACATCACAAGTTGGGTGAAGTCAATTTTCAAAGGAGAATGGACACAAGAATTGTTTGATCAAGAAATGGGGAAAACAAATAATTGTGAAGGAGACATTCTCAAACTCCTAAGGATTGGACTGAGTTGTAGTGAAGTAGACGTGGAGAAAAGGTTAGATATAAAAGAAGTTGTCGAGAAGCTAGAAGATTTAATGAAAGAGCGAGAAGGAGACGACGACTTCTACTCAACTTATGCGAGTGAGGCTGATGGGAGGTCATCAAGGGGAGTGTCAAGTGAAGGAATTAACCTCTcatga